In Clostridium sp. DL-VIII, the following proteins share a genomic window:
- a CDS encoding IS701 family transposase, whose protein sequence is MFIGSIITNSSSIIKFLKESRFAIYFTKPQLHIIALIMSAMIKKGFVGKVTDVADLMPFRHRTNVGKFLSKSPWNEDFVERALRNLVIKKIWEISKATGKPIYVAIDDTISERTVPSSKAVKPIEKCSFHNSHLKHKTVYGHQLVTVMLICDDVVMPYSISIYDKKIKSKIQMAIELINSLPSPKNEGYVLCDSWYSCKKIFNASKKAGFKYVGGLRTNRVIYPTNHERLGIKLNAFGKTLTKEDVDLVKVGNSEYYVYSYKGKLNDLKEALIILSWPKEALFKDGCLRAFISPDSNMSLLELLNHYKHRWPIEIFFRESKKKLGLDDYQIRSEKSIKRYLLIMMITYVYCGLEVSEDTLKFSDGLKNARVQLEAEKITFIYEKTQAGEPIDTILELFNVA, encoded by the coding sequence ATGTTCATAGGCTCAATTATAACAAATTCATCATCTATAATCAAATTCTTAAAAGAATCAAGATTTGCAATTTATTTTACTAAGCCGCAGCTTCATATTATAGCTCTTATTATGAGTGCTATGATAAAAAAAGGATTTGTAGGTAAAGTTACTGACGTAGCCGACCTTATGCCTTTCAGGCATAGGACGAATGTAGGAAAATTCTTATCTAAAAGTCCTTGGAATGAAGACTTTGTTGAAAGAGCACTCCGTAATTTGGTTATAAAAAAGATTTGGGAAATTTCTAAAGCAACTGGAAAACCAATCTATGTCGCTATAGATGATACTATCTCGGAAAGGACTGTGCCCTCGTCAAAGGCAGTAAAACCTATTGAAAAGTGTAGTTTTCATAATTCTCATTTAAAACATAAAACTGTTTACGGACATCAATTAGTAACTGTTATGCTTATTTGTGATGATGTTGTTATGCCATACTCAATATCTATTTACGACAAAAAGATTAAGAGTAAAATTCAAATGGCTATTGAGCTTATAAATTCCTTACCATCTCCAAAAAATGAAGGATATGTTTTGTGTGATAGCTGGTATAGTTGTAAAAAGATTTTTAATGCTTCTAAAAAAGCTGGTTTCAAATATGTAGGTGGATTACGTACTAACAGAGTAATTTATCCTACTAATCATGAAAGACTTGGTATTAAGCTTAACGCTTTCGGGAAAACACTAACTAAAGAGGATGTCGACCTAGTTAAAGTTGGCAACTCAGAGTATTATGTATATTCCTATAAAGGAAAGTTAAATGATTTAAAAGAAGCCTTAATAATTCTAAGTTGGCCTAAAGAAGCTCTTTTTAAAGATGGCTGTTTAAGAGCTTTTATAAGTCCTGATTCTAATATGTCATTATTGGAATTGCTAAACCACTACAAACATAGGTGGCCGATCGAAATTTTCTTTAGAGAATCTAAGAAAAAACTAGGATTAGATGATTATCAAATTCGCAGTGAAAAAAGTATAAAAAGATATCTGCTTATTATGATGATTACATATGTTTATTGTGGATTAGAAGTATCCGAAGATACTTTAAAATTTAGTGATGGATTAAAAAATGCTAGAGTTCAATTAGAGGCCGAAAAAATAACTTTCATTTATGAAAAAACTCAAGCTGGAGAGCCTATTGATACCATTTTAGAGCTTTTCAATGTTGCATAA
- a CDS encoding alpha/beta fold hydrolase, which yields MSELKHRIIETNGIKMHIAEQGEGPLVLLLHGFPEIWYSWRYQIPVLAEAGFHVVAPDLRGFGDTEQPEANDKYTLL from the coding sequence ATGAGTGAATTAAAACATAGAATTATTGAAACAAACGGTATTAAAATGCATATAGCTGAACAGGGAGAAGGACCACTTGTATTATTGCTTCATGGGTTTCCTGAGATATGGTACTCATGGAGGTATCAGATTCCTGTATTAGCTGAAGCAGGCTTCCATGTAGTAGCCCCAGATTTAAGAGGCTTTGGAGATACAGAGCAGCCAGAAGCTAATGATAAGTATACGCTGCTTTAA
- a CDS encoding alpha/beta hydrolase, producing the protein MISIRCFNGVKVTIPALFMVGDSDVGLSIPGMEQIISGMKNLVPNLRETIFIKDCGHWAQQEKSEEVNKAIISFLKDL; encoded by the coding sequence ATGATAAGTATACGCTGCTTTAATGGAGTAAAAGTAACAATTCCAGCTCTATTTATGGTGGGGGATAGTGATGTTGGTTTAAGTATTCCGGGAATGGAGCAAATAATTTCTGGAATGAAAAATCTTGTTCCAAACCTTCGTGAAACTATATTTATTAAAGATTGCGGACATTGGGCACAGCAGGAAAAATCAGAAGAAGTAAATAAAGCGATAATTTCATTTCTGAAAGATCTTTAA
- a CDS encoding OFA family MFS transporter, translating to MKEKTENRWLIVLGTIIAQLGLGTIYTWSLFNQPLVDKFGWQLSGVTVTFSITSFALAFSTLAGGKLQDKLGIRKLISISGLVLGAGLILTSKVTSISMLYLTAGVIVGAADGIAYLTSLSNCIKWFPEKKGLISGISVGAYGTGSLIFKYINGGLISSVGVSEAFLYWGIIIMVLVVIGAQLIKDAPVIDTSANQSNGNINKKEFSVKEMLKTKEAYFLFVIFFTACMSGLYLIGIVKDIGVQLAGLTPAVAANAVAMIAIFNTAGRIILGALSDRLGRLNVILFTLAVTTVSVFVLSFVHLDFMIFFACVASIAFCFGGNITVFPTIVGDFFGLKNQTKNYGIIYQGFGFGALAGSFIAAIAGGFIPTFIIVGALCLVSIILTSIMKAETHNASVKPAASKLIQEVA from the coding sequence ATGAAAGAAAAAACTGAAAATCGATGGTTAATAGTTTTAGGTACAATTATTGCACAATTAGGTCTTGGAACAATTTATACTTGGAGTTTATTTAATCAACCTTTAGTGGATAAATTTGGCTGGCAGTTGAGTGGGGTAACTGTTACCTTTTCTATAACAAGTTTTGCTTTAGCCTTCTCTACTTTAGCTGGAGGAAAACTTCAAGATAAATTAGGAATTCGAAAACTAATATCAATTTCAGGTTTAGTTCTAGGCGCTGGACTAATATTAACCTCTAAAGTTACTTCAATATCTATGTTATATTTGACAGCTGGTGTAATAGTTGGTGCCGCAGATGGCATCGCATATCTTACATCACTTTCAAACTGTATTAAATGGTTTCCTGAGAAAAAAGGACTTATTTCAGGTATTTCAGTTGGAGCTTATGGTACTGGAAGCTTAATATTTAAATATATTAACGGCGGCTTAATCAGTAGTGTAGGTGTTTCGGAAGCATTTTTGTACTGGGGAATAATAATTATGGTACTAGTTGTTATTGGTGCTCAATTAATAAAAGATGCCCCTGTAATAGATACATCAGCTAATCAATCTAACGGTAACATAAATAAGAAAGAATTTTCAGTAAAAGAAATGTTAAAAACTAAAGAAGCGTATTTTCTATTCGTAATATTCTTCACAGCATGTATGAGTGGTCTTTATTTAATAGGAATTGTTAAAGATATAGGTGTTCAATTGGCTGGTCTTACACCTGCTGTAGCCGCAAATGCAGTTGCTATGATAGCAATCTTTAATACAGCCGGAAGAATCATCCTTGGTGCCTTATCTGATAGACTTGGAAGATTAAATGTAATACTCTTTACCTTAGCTGTAACAACTGTTTCAGTATTTGTTTTAAGTTTTGTACATTTAGACTTTATGATTTTCTTCGCCTGCGTTGCTTCAATTGCATTTTGCTTTGGCGGAAATATTACAGTATTCCCTACTATTGTAGGTGATTTCTTCGGCTTAAAGAACCAGACTAAAAATTATGGAATTATCTATCAGGGCTTTGGCTTTGGAGCTCTTGCAGGTTCATTTATCGCTGCAATAGCTGGTGGATTTATACCTACCTTTATAATTGTAGGTGCCTTATGTCTAGTATCTATAATTTTAACTTCAATAATGAAAGCTGAAACACATAACGCAAGTGTAAAACCAGCTGCCTCAAAGTTAATACAAGAAGTTGCTTAG
- a CDS encoding LytTR family DNA-binding domain-containing protein codes for MKAIIVEDEFLAREELKFFIKNYSKIEIIDEFEDGIDVLKFIQNNEIDIIFMDINIPSLDGVLLAKSISKFSKKPYIVFITAYKEHAAEAFEIEAFDYILKPYSESRIVAMLKKLEAANNDKENTVPKSNLSNKINLWKNEKIIVVSMNDIYYCTAEERITHVFTKNDEYSVSLGIAEFYETLPKDTFFKCHRSYIVNVNKIREIIPWFNNTYNLKLQDIDFQIPVSRSNIKEFKQLMNI; via the coding sequence ATGAAAGCTATAATAGTTGAAGATGAGTTCTTAGCACGAGAAGAACTTAAATTTTTTATTAAAAATTACAGCAAAATAGAAATTATAGATGAATTTGAAGATGGAATAGATGTACTTAAATTTATTCAAAATAATGAGATTGATATTATATTCATGGACATAAACATACCATCGTTAGATGGAGTATTACTTGCTAAAAGTATAAGTAAGTTTTCTAAAAAACCTTACATAGTCTTTATAACTGCTTATAAGGAACATGCTGCAGAAGCCTTTGAAATAGAAGCCTTTGATTATATATTAAAGCCTTATTCAGAGTCTAGAATTGTAGCTATGCTAAAAAAATTAGAAGCTGCCAATAATGACAAAGAAAATACTGTCCCTAAGAGCAACTTGTCAAATAAGATAAATCTATGGAAAAATGAAAAAATAATAGTAGTCTCTATGAATGATATATATTATTGCACTGCTGAAGAAAGAATAACCCATGTTTTTACCAAAAATGATGAGTATTCAGTGAGCCTTGGTATAGCTGAGTTTTATGAAACTCTTCCAAAGGATACTTTCTTTAAATGCCATAGATCCTATATTGTTAATGTAAATAAAATCAGAGAAATCATACCTTGGTTTAATAACACTTACAATTTAAAACTTCAGGATATAGATTTCCAAATTCCTGTAAGCAGGAGTAACATAAAAGAGTTTAAACAACTTATGAATATATAA
- a CDS encoding sensor histidine kinase codes for MDRVALLLLCLFVITRLRGFREIFRNENYSKKDYIVACTVFSLFAIMANYTGVNVEGSLVNVRTIAIVSGGIIFGPVVGITTGVISGVHRYLMDVGGITSIPCLISSITAGIIAGYINRKIQRNYRWIAGIIAGVFSETITMLLILLLSKPLSLGLDIVSKIAFPMILGQVSVGFIVQLIQSIEDDKEKIAAKQAKLALDIANKTLPYFRNVNSDSLNKICTIIRDDIKADAVSITDTRNILAYIGIGKEYYNIEHEIITEATKEAISNDKIVIKNNGFQDKSSMLKSAIVIPLKVKNEVVGALKIYYASSNRITYSLQTLAVGLSQIISTLMEVSKVEQMKEMANKAELKALQRQINPHFLFNALNAITSFIRIDPNKARELIINLASYLRYNLELNSEFIDIKKELQQVKDYIEIEKARFGNKLNVIYDIDDVNIKIPSLTIQPLVENAIIHGILKDKGLGTVQIIVKEEGEKVKISIIDSGIGISEEAIKNVYTNSVPENKIGLYNVHLRIKLIYGEGLIIKRLEKGTRIEFYIKRI; via the coding sequence GTGGATAGAGTTGCACTGCTCCTCCTGTGTTTATTTGTCATAACAAGGCTTAGAGGCTTTAGAGAAATATTCCGAAATGAAAATTACAGTAAAAAAGACTACATAGTTGCATGCACAGTATTTTCTTTATTTGCTATAATGGCAAATTATACTGGAGTTAATGTTGAAGGCTCTCTAGTAAATGTAAGAACAATAGCCATAGTATCTGGCGGTATAATATTTGGTCCAGTAGTCGGAATTACAACTGGAGTAATATCGGGGGTACATCGATATCTGATGGATGTAGGGGGAATAACTTCAATACCATGTCTTATAAGCAGTATAACTGCCGGAATAATAGCCGGATATATTAATAGAAAAATTCAAAGAAACTATAGATGGATAGCTGGAATAATAGCTGGAGTATTTTCTGAAACCATAACAATGCTCCTTATACTCTTATTAAGCAAGCCCCTTTCCTTAGGATTGGATATAGTATCTAAAATAGCCTTTCCAATGATACTTGGGCAGGTTTCTGTTGGCTTTATTGTCCAATTAATTCAAAGTATAGAAGATGATAAGGAAAAAATAGCCGCCAAGCAGGCAAAACTAGCACTTGATATAGCTAATAAAACTCTTCCTTATTTTAGAAATGTAAACAGTGATTCTCTGAATAAAATCTGTACCATTATACGTGATGATATTAAAGCCGATGCCGTATCAATAACTGATACAAGAAATATCCTGGCTTATATTGGGATTGGAAAAGAATATTATAACATTGAACACGAGATAATAACTGAAGCAACTAAAGAAGCCATAAGCAATGATAAGATAGTCATCAAAAACAATGGTTTTCAGGATAAAAGTTCAATGCTGAAATCAGCAATTGTAATTCCACTTAAGGTCAAAAATGAAGTTGTAGGCGCTTTGAAAATATACTATGCAAGTTCTAACAGGATAACTTATTCTCTTCAAACTCTTGCAGTAGGACTTTCTCAAATTATATCAACTTTGATGGAGGTATCAAAGGTTGAACAAATGAAAGAAATGGCTAATAAAGCAGAACTTAAAGCTCTTCAAAGACAGATAAATCCGCATTTTTTATTTAACGCACTAAATGCTATAACTTCTTTTATACGAATAGATCCAAATAAAGCAAGGGAACTTATAATAAACCTTGCTAGCTATTTAAGATATAATTTGGAATTAAACAGCGAATTTATTGATATAAAAAAAGAATTACAACAGGTAAAAGATTATATAGAAATAGAAAAGGCCAGATTTGGAAATAAATTAAATGTAATTTATGATATAGATGATGTTAATATTAAGATACCAAGTCTTACAATACAGCCTTTGGTAGAAAACGCCATAATTCACGGTATCTTAAAAGATAAAGGACTCGGAACAGTACAAATTATCGTAAAAGAAGAAGGAGAAAAAGTTAAGATCTCTATAATTGACAGCGGCATAGGCATAAGTGAAGAGGCAATTAAAAATGTTTATACTAATTCAGTACCTGAAAATAAAATAGGACTATATAACGTACATTTGAGGATTAAGCTTATTTACGGAGAAGGGCTTATTATAAAAAGATTAGAAAAAGGTACTAGGATAGAATTTTATATAAAGAGAATATAA
- a CDS encoding phage replisome organizer N-terminal domain-containing protein, translated as MRERKYVKFKVSMYDDTKFKIIDMKPERDLIHYVWTRVVVLAGKVNLEGELYLSKSIPYTIETLAIEFNRDVDSVRTAFDVLMELEMIELSEDKVYKVINFAKHQNIKVKEKSKLSNIEETIENKSNEEKEDSSPKAQEKSVKKQDNRESEEKITQKCLSLIRDPKKSNARKKKDTLIEMSEENEEGEVCGPIGGEYKLGKGEQIFQEFVMS; from the coding sequence ATGAGAGAAAGAAAGTATGTAAAGTTCAAGGTTAGCATGTATGATGATACTAAATTCAAAATAATAGACATGAAACCAGAAAGAGATCTTATTCATTATGTTTGGACAAGAGTTGTGGTCTTGGCAGGGAAAGTTAATTTAGAAGGGGAGCTATACCTTTCTAAGAGTATTCCATATACAATAGAAACATTAGCTATTGAGTTTAATAGAGATGTAGACTCAGTAAGAACGGCTTTTGATGTATTGATGGAATTAGAAATGATTGAACTTTCTGAAGATAAGGTGTATAAAGTAATTAATTTTGCAAAGCACCAAAATATAAAGGTTAAAGAAAAAAGTAAATTATCAAATATAGAAGAAACTATAGAAAATAAAAGTAATGAAGAAAAAGAAGATTCTAGTCCAAAAGCACAAGAGAAAAGTGTTAAGAAACAAGATAATAGGGAATCGGAAGAAAAAATAACTCAAAAATGTTTGTCTCTAATTCGAGACCCTAAAAAAAGTAATGCAAGAAAGAAAAAAGATACTTTAATTGAAATGTCAGAAGAAAATGAAGAAGGGGAGGTATGCGGACCTATTGGGGGAGAATACAAATTAGGTAAAGGGGAACAGATCTTTCAAGAGTTTGTAATGAGTTAA
- a CDS encoding DUF512 domain-containing protein, which yields MKNIITKVLPNGIAEEVGIEVNDVLLSINDNKIDDVIDYKFLSADEEIVLEIEKPDGEVWEIEIEKEYGEDLGIEFGGGIMDKAKSCSNKCIFCFIDQLPDGMRETLYFKDDDSRLSFLQGNFVTLTNMKDEDIDRIIKYHISPINISVHTTNPELRVQMLNNRFAGSVFDRMKRLAEAGISMNAQIVCVPGINNGEELKRTIEDLYTLYPQVSDVAVVPIGITKFRQGLKHVNTYTKEASIKEIESISKLQERYIKETGSPFVRLSDEFYLVAGKEIPDEEFYDDYHQIEDGIGMVRCFRDAIDSTLDELDVSVKGSFSIVTGELAYNELLAASKRIKDKNPSIQLDVYKVINNYFGETITIAGLLTGTDIINQLKGIINTKYLLMSNNMFRKGYELADSDEQIMLDDMKIKDIESALDVKVIVVDYTGEDLIEKLNEACERK from the coding sequence ATGAAAAATATTATAACAAAAGTACTACCTAATGGAATTGCAGAAGAAGTTGGAATTGAAGTGAATGATGTTTTATTATCAATAAACGATAATAAGATAGATGATGTTATAGATTATAAATTCTTATCTGCTGATGAGGAAATTGTTTTAGAAATAGAAAAACCTGATGGTGAAGTATGGGAAATTGAAATAGAAAAGGAATATGGAGAGGACTTAGGCATAGAATTTGGCGGAGGCATAATGGATAAGGCAAAATCATGCAGCAATAAATGCATCTTTTGTTTTATAGATCAGCTGCCAGATGGCATGAGGGAGACTCTGTATTTTAAGGACGATGATTCTAGATTATCTTTTTTACAAGGTAATTTTGTAACTTTAACTAATATGAAAGATGAAGATATTGATAGAATAATTAAATATCATATTAGTCCAATAAATATTTCTGTGCATACAACTAATCCGGAGCTAAGAGTTCAAATGTTAAATAACAGATTTGCAGGAAGCGTTTTTGACAGAATGAAAAGATTAGCAGAGGCAGGCATTTCTATGAATGCACAGATAGTTTGTGTTCCAGGAATAAACAATGGAGAGGAACTTAAAAGAACAATTGAGGATTTATATACCTTATATCCACAAGTTTCAGATGTTGCAGTAGTGCCAATAGGAATAACTAAGTTCAGGCAAGGACTTAAACATGTTAATACATATACAAAGGAAGCATCTATAAAAGAAATTGAAAGTATTAGTAAGCTTCAGGAGAGATATATTAAAGAAACTGGATCACCATTTGTTAGATTATCTGATGAATTTTATTTAGTTGCAGGCAAGGAAATTCCTGATGAGGAATTTTATGATGACTATCATCAGATAGAAGATGGTATAGGCATGGTGAGATGCTTTAGAGATGCTATAGACAGCACTTTAGACGAGCTAGATGTAAGCGTGAAAGGAAGTTTTTCTATTGTTACAGGAGAGCTTGCTTATAATGAGTTATTAGCTGCCAGCAAAAGGATAAAAGATAAAAATCCAAGCATACAGCTTGATGTTTATAAGGTAATAAATAACTATTTTGGTGAAACAATTACCATAGCAGGTCTTTTGACTGGAACTGATATAATAAATCAGTTAAAGGGAATAATAAATACTAAGTATTTATTGATGTCTAATAATATGTTTAGAAAAGGATATGAATTAGCAGACTCTGATGAACAAATTATGCTGGATGATATGAAAATTAAAGATATTGAATCGGCTTTGGATGTTAAAGTAATT